One Desulfurellaceae bacterium genomic window carries:
- a CDS encoding TetR/AcrR family transcriptional regulator translates to MAGLSHADRSELTRRALLDAAQELFAAQGYAATSAVAIARRAKRTQGALQYHFTDKATLFQAVYAEQNAAVLDFIVERMQAADGELWQQTVVAADAYLETVTDTRRLRILYLDAPVVLGRTALHRTGPWLGLLRQLFAPLLATGVIAPLPLNPLIHLVWAALYEAGNYVAYAADPRRAQAEMRTLLLRALDGLRPRPERRPDTG, encoded by the coding sequence ATGGCGGGCCTCTCACACGCCGACCGGTCGGAATTGACGCGCCGGGCCCTGCTCGACGCGGCCCAGGAGTTGTTTGCCGCGCAGGGATATGCCGCCACCTCGGCCGTAGCGATAGCGCGGCGCGCCAAGCGGACCCAGGGTGCGCTGCAATATCACTTCACCGACAAAGCCACGCTCTTCCAAGCCGTGTATGCGGAGCAGAATGCGGCGGTGCTCGACTTCATCGTCGAGCGCATGCAGGCCGCGGACGGGGAGCTGTGGCAGCAGACGGTGGTCGCAGCGGACGCCTATCTGGAAACGGTCACCGACACGCGCCGATTACGCATTTTGTATCTCGATGCCCCGGTCGTGCTGGGCAGGACCGCTCTTCACCGGACCGGGCCGTGGCTCGGCTTGCTCCGCCAACTGTTCGCGCCCCTCCTGGCCACGGGCGTCATCGCGCCGCTGCCGCTCAATCCGTTGATCCATCTGGTCTGGGCGGCCTTATACGAAGCGGGGAACTACGTGGCCTACGCCGCCGATCCGCGCCGGGCGCAGGCCGAGATGCGCACCCTCTTGCTGCGCGCCCTCGACGGACTGCGGCCCAGACCCGAGAGGCGGCCCGATACCGGCTGA